A genomic window from Flavobacterium johnsoniae includes:
- a CDS encoding DUF1963 domain-containing protein — MVKAGTLEIPLGHSRYGGPIADLPKNFEYPKDLRFAAQLDLKQIAPHDKSGLLPKTGHLFFFADIMEDKGLVVYSDVDNSELERVVKDHEDNFFEGVLIKSAFSSTEKLSSRYRQPEDEYEEEDANEDGVLWDYFEGSETSKIFGIFTHCQAQEQEILDMVNSDKIVLLQIGENGFNDEGVFSVLIDKNDLKDLNFDNCEFYWGQS; from the coding sequence TTGGTAAAAGCAGGAACTTTAGAAATTCCACTTGGTCATTCTCGTTATGGCGGACCAATTGCAGATCTTCCTAAGAATTTTGAATATCCAAAAGATTTGCGATTTGCCGCTCAATTAGATTTAAAACAAATTGCTCCGCATGACAAATCTGGACTTTTACCAAAAACAGGACATTTATTTTTCTTTGCAGATATAATGGAAGATAAAGGTTTAGTGGTTTACAGCGATGTTGATAATAGTGAATTAGAAAGAGTTGTGAAAGATCACGAAGATAATTTCTTTGAAGGTGTTTTAATAAAATCAGCATTTTCTTCGACTGAGAAATTATCTAGCCGTTATCGTCAGCCAGAAGATGAATACGAAGAAGAAGATGCAAACGAAGACGGTGTTTTATGGGATTATTTTGAAGGAAGCGAAACGTCAAAAATCTTCGGAATCTTTACACATTGTCAAGCACAGGAACAAGAAATATTAGATATGGTAAATTCAGATAAGATAGTGCTTTTGCAAATAGGAGAAAACGGATTTAATGATGAAGGCGTTTTTAGTGTTTTAATTGATAAAAATGATTTAAAGGATTTGAATTTTGATAACTGTGAATTTTACTGGGGACAATCATAA
- a CDS encoding DsbA family protein translates to MSEEKINPLLCDPASGMCEMPIGEKSNETTNISTENKPIKIVYYTDPICSSCWGIEPQLRKLKLEYGDAFEIDYKMGGLLPDWSYNSGGISKPSDVAHHWDEASLHYEMPIDGNVWLEDPLDSSYPSCIAMKAAQMQDKEKAVKFMRILREKLYLEKKNIAKWENIAEAAKIAELDVQKLKIDYEGDAKTLFQEDLKLGKSLGVRGFPTLFFSDGNQNQLTVYGSKPYASYENALLALFPDAKKKNIKNENPLALFDIFPTLAPKEYSIILDKTYSDAQIILEKLYQQDLLDKKTIKNGSVYSRK, encoded by the coding sequence ATGAGTGAAGAAAAAATAAATCCGTTATTATGTGATCCTGCAAGCGGAATGTGTGAAATGCCAATCGGCGAAAAATCAAATGAAACCACAAATATTTCAACAGAAAATAAACCAATAAAAATTGTTTATTATACAGATCCGATTTGCTCTTCTTGTTGGGGAATTGAACCTCAACTTAGAAAACTAAAATTAGAATATGGCGATGCTTTTGAAATTGATTACAAAATGGGCGGCCTACTTCCTGACTGGAGTTATAACAGCGGCGGAATCAGCAAACCTTCAGACGTTGCGCATCATTGGGATGAAGCGAGTTTACATTATGAAATGCCAATCGATGGAAATGTTTGGCTAGAAGATCCTCTAGATTCTTCTTATCCGTCTTGTATTGCTATGAAAGCGGCACAAATGCAAGACAAAGAAAAAGCTGTAAAGTTTATGAGAATACTTCGTGAGAAACTATATCTGGAAAAGAAAAATATCGCTAAATGGGAAAACATCGCCGAAGCTGCAAAAATTGCTGAATTAGATGTTCAAAAATTAAAAATAGATTATGAAGGCGATGCAAAAACACTTTTTCAAGAAGATTTAAAACTTGGAAAATCACTTGGTGTTAGAGGCTTCCCTACTTTGTTTTTTTCTGATGGAAATCAAAACCAATTGACTGTTTATGGTTCTAAACCTTATGCATCTTATGAAAATGCTTTGTTAGCGTTATTTCCCGATGCAAAAAAGAAGAACATTAAAAATGAAAATCCGTTGGCTCTTTTTGATATTTTTCCAACTTTGGCTCCAAAAGAATATTCGATAATTTTAGATAAAACGTATTCTGATGCTCAAATTATTTTAGAGAAATTATATCAACAAGATTTATTGGATAAAAAGACAATAAAGAATGGATCGGTTTATAGTAGAAAATAA
- the tnpA gene encoding IS200/IS605 family transposase, translated as MANTYTQIHIQFVFAVKYRKGLIAKEWKERLHQFITGIIQSNNHKMLCINSMPDHIHIFIGMRPTQSISALIQNLKTETNKWIKDQKLSSNFAWQEGYGAFSYSRSHVPNVIRYIENQEQHHKKETFLEEYQKLLKAFEIEFDYQYIFKEPIT; from the coding sequence ATGGCAAATACATACACACAAATACACATACAATTTGTTTTCGCAGTAAAATACAGAAAAGGATTAATCGCAAAAGAATGGAAAGAGAGATTGCATCAATTTATTACAGGAATAATTCAATCCAATAATCATAAAATGCTTTGCATAAATAGCATGCCAGATCATATTCATATTTTTATTGGTATGCGTCCTACACAATCTATTTCAGCGCTAATTCAAAATTTAAAAACAGAAACAAATAAATGGATTAAAGATCAAAAATTATCCTCTAATTTTGCTTGGCAAGAAGGTTATGGAGCTTTTTCTTATTCAAGAAGTCATGTTCCAAATGTTATTAGATATATCGAAAATCAAGAGCAGCATCATAAAAAAGAAACATTTTTAGAGGAATATCAAAAATTATTGAAAGCATTTGAAATAGAATTTGATTATCAATACATTTTTAAAGAACCAATTACGTAA
- a CDS encoding TlpA family protein disulfide reductase: MKIKYFFYIFLFSFISVSAYSQNVKLLNIDQLNERIKNGKDSTYVVNFWATWCAPCIKELPHFEKLSAEHKSEKLAVLLVSLDFKSKLESNVIPFVKKKNLKNEVFLLNESDPQQFIDRIDPSWSGSIPATLFIKADKRKFVESEFTYEQLLTEYKKL; the protein is encoded by the coding sequence ATGAAAATCAAGTACTTCTTTTATATATTTCTGTTTAGTTTCATTTCAGTTTCTGCTTACAGTCAGAACGTAAAGCTTTTGAATATTGATCAATTAAATGAAAGAATCAAAAACGGAAAAGATAGTACCTATGTTGTCAATTTTTGGGCAACTTGGTGTGCGCCTTGCATAAAAGAATTACCACATTTTGAGAAATTAAGCGCCGAACATAAATCAGAGAAATTGGCTGTTTTATTAGTGAGTTTAGATTTTAAGTCGAAATTAGAATCGAATGTAATTCCGTTTGTAAAGAAAAAGAATTTGAAGAATGAAGTTTTTCTTTTAAACGAAAGCGATCCACAGCAATTTATTGACAGAATTGATCCGTCTTGGTCAGGAAGTATTCCAGCAACACTTTTCATTAAAGCCGATAAACGAAAATTTGTTGAAAGTGAATTTACCTACGAACAATTATTAACTGAATATAAAAAACTATAA
- a CDS encoding DKNYY domain-containing protein: MIKDLGQGYKIIDNKFILRYDNEVFKKFYKIIDFETFKITATNAEFDNDGFASTVYFEDKKHIYLESAFTSFCILENAKPDDFKIVDIQKGYTFSNGNYYRHNDKMPFDLSKAKHLNDYHIQVEDQLYFGDVILIENVDLESFKIPYPDLIQNLAIDKNHVFFKGKIIPKANAQTFKILEGCLDGTYYLECDNAFYAKDDKYAYFIRTINNEVKVIKSKSLNDFHFKVIDERGYAFDNEYSYYIGKRTKL; this comes from the coding sequence ATGATTAAAGATTTAGGACAAGGTTATAAAATCATAGACAATAAATTTATTCTTCGTTATGATAATGAAGTTTTTAAAAAGTTTTATAAGATTATAGATTTCGAAACATTCAAAATCACGGCAACAAATGCTGAATTCGATAATGACGGCTTTGCTTCGACAGTTTATTTTGAAGATAAAAAACATATTTATTTAGAAAGTGCCTTTACCAGTTTCTGTATTTTAGAAAATGCTAAACCTGATGATTTTAAAATAGTAGATATTCAGAAAGGATATACTTTTTCAAACGGAAACTATTATCGTCACAATGATAAAATGCCTTTTGATTTAAGCAAAGCAAAACACCTCAATGATTATCATATTCAAGTTGAAGATCAATTGTATTTTGGTGATGTAATTTTAATTGAAAACGTAGATTTAGAATCATTTAAGATTCCGTATCCAGATTTGATTCAAAACCTAGCGATTGATAAGAATCATGTTTTTTTTAAAGGAAAGATAATTCCAAAAGCAAATGCTCAGACTTTTAAAATTCTAGAAGGCTGTTTAGACGGAACTTATTATTTGGAATGTGACAATGCATTTTATGCGAAAGATGATAAATATGCCTATTTCATTAGAACAATAAATAATGAAGTAAAAGTTATAAAAAGTAAAAGCCTAAATGATTTTCACTTTAAAGTTATTGATGAAAGAGGTTATGCTTTTGACAATGAGTATAGTTACTATATAGGAAAAAGAACAAAACTATAA